Within the Pseudomonas orientalis genome, the region CCATGGCGCAGGCGGAACCCACTTCGCCCTGGCAACCGACTTCGGCACCGGAGATCGAGGCGTTCTTCTTGCACAGAATACCCACTGCCGCCGCGCCGAGCAGGTAGTCGACCACGTTGGCCTCAGTCACTTCTTCACTGAACTTCATAAAGTAATGCAGCACGGCCGGAATAATCCCCGCCGCGCCATTGGTGGGTGCGGTGACCATGCGCCCACCGGCGGCGTTTTCTTCGTTGACCGCCAGGGCGAACAGGTTGACCCACTCCATGGCGCTCAAGGTCGAACCGATCACATTCGGCTTGCCCAGTTCCTGCAGGCTGCGGTGCAGCTTGGCAGCGCGACGGCGCACGTTGAGACCGCCGGGCAGGATGCCTTCGTGCTTGAGGCCCTGCTCCACGCAATCCTGCATGGCACGCCAGAGTTTCATCAGGCCGCTGCGGATTTCTTCTTCGGAGCGCCAGGTTTTCTCGTTGGCCAGCATCAGTTCGGCGACCCGCAGGTTGTGGGTCTTGCACAGCTGCAGCAACTCGGCCGCGCTGGAGAAATCGTAAGGCAGTACGGTGCCGTCCATATCGGCCACGCCACTTTGCGCCTGGGCTTCATCCACCACAAAGCCGCCGCCCACCGAGTAGTAGGTGTCGCGGTGCAACTCGCCGTCATCCCCCCACACCACCAGGGTCATGGCGTTGGGATGGAACGGCAGGTTTTCGTCGAGCAGGCGCATGTCCCGTGACCATACGAACGGCACCGGCAGACGGCCATCGAGCAACAAGGTGTCGGTTTCGCGCAGCGTGTGGATACGCACGCCGATCTGCGACGGGTCGATTGCGTCCGGCCATTCGCCCATCAGGCCCATGATGGTGGCGGTGTCACTGCCATGGCCGATACCGGTGGCCGACAAGGAGCCGTAGAGTTGCACCTCGACGCGCCGAACCTGGTCCAACAGATCACGCTCGCGCAAGCCTTGAACGAACAGCGCGGCGGCGCGCATGGGGCCGACGGTGTGAGAACTCGAAGGCCCGATGCCGATCTTGAACAGGTCGAAAACACTGATAGCCATTGCGGTAGAACTCCTCGATAAGCACGGCCAGGCTTGAACGAGGTGCTACGCTCAGATCGCCCAGATGGCCGCATCATCAAGCTTTTGTGGCCGCTCACGGCGTCTCACACCGACGCATCCATGCTCACCAGCGTCGCTCGCGTGTAATGGCCTGTTTTGGGCGTTTTTTGCGGTGCAGAAGGGTAAAAACAGCGGTTTTACCTTTGGAAAAATCTGTAAGCGACGTCATCGGTACTGGATGCGACCCTCCCTGTACTGGATACGACGCCCCCTGTAGGCGTCAGATTTTCACTGGTACATGATCAGTCACGACTCGTTTGCAAGGCACCGTGCCAGAGCTGTCCAACGCACACTCCAATAGCAGCACTTATAAAGCGCGGCGAATGCCGCCAGAAAAAACACAGGAGTCTACCCCGATGAAAGGTTCACCCTCGTTGTTGTTGGCCGCCATGCTGAGTCTGCCGGTCATGGCGCACGCCGCAGAACCGGAACAGTGCAAGACCGTCAACTTCTCCGATGTCGGCTGGACCGACATCACCGTCACCACCGCGACCACCAGCGAAATCCTCAAGGGCCTGGGCTACAAGCCGCGCACCACGATGATTTCGGTCCCAGTGACCTACAAGTCCCTGGCCGACGGCAAGAACATGGACATCTTCCTCGGCAACTGGATGCCGACCATGGAAAACGACATCAAGCAGTACCGCGATGCCGGCACGGTGGAAACCGTACGTGCCAACCTGGAGAACGCCAAATACACCCTGGCGGTGCCCGAGGCGCTGTATGACAAGGGCCTGAAAGACTTCGCCGACATCGCCAAATTCAAGGATGAGCTGGGCGGCAAGATCTACGGCATCGAGCCGGGCAACGACGGCAACCGCACCATCCAGACGTTGATCGACAAAGACGCCTTCGGCCTCAAGACCGCCGGTTTCAAGGTGGTCGAATCCAGTGAAGCCGGGATGCTCTCCCAGGTTGAACGCGCCTCAAAGCGCAACCAGGCCATCGTGTTCCTGGGCTGGGAACCGCACCCGATGAACACCCGCTTCAAGATGAAGTACCTGACCGGGGGTGACGATTCGTTCGGCCCCAACTACGGCCAGGCCACCATCTACACCAACACCCGCAAGGGCTACACCCAGGAATGCAGCAACGTCGGCCAGTTGCTGAAAAACCTGGTGTTCACGCTGGACATGGAAAGCACCCTGATGGGTAACGTCCTGGACGACAAGATGAAGGCCGACGCCGCCGCCAAGGCCTGGCTGCAGAAGAACCCGCAAGTGCTCGACACCTGGCTCGCCGGTGTCACCACCGTCGATGGCAAACCAGGACTCGACGCCGTCAAGGCTTACCTCGCCAAGTAACCCCCGCTGACCCCGGGGCGGTGCGCTGCCCCGGGATGTATTCCCCTTCGCATGTGGACATTCACTACCATGCTGACTGAACAGAAAATCCCACTAGGCCAGTACATCGCTGCCTTCGTCGACTGGTTGACCCAACACGGTGCCAACTACTTCGACGCAATCGCATCGACACTGGAAACGATGATCCACGGCGTGACGTTTGCGCTGACCTGGTTCAATCCGCTG harbors:
- a CDS encoding L-serine ammonia-lyase, translated to MAISVFDLFKIGIGPSSSHTVGPMRAAALFVQGLRERDLLDQVRRVEVQLYGSLSATGIGHGSDTATIMGLMGEWPDAIDPSQIGVRIHTLRETDTLLLDGRLPVPFVWSRDMRLLDENLPFHPNAMTLVVWGDDGELHRDTYYSVGGGFVVDEAQAQSGVADMDGTVLPYDFSSAAELLQLCKTHNLRVAELMLANEKTWRSEEEIRSGLMKLWRAMQDCVEQGLKHEGILPGGLNVRRRAAKLHRSLQELGKPNVIGSTLSAMEWVNLFALAVNEENAAGGRMVTAPTNGAAGIIPAVLHYFMKFSEEVTEANVVDYLLGAAAVGILCKKNASISGAEVGCQGEVGSACAMAAAGLAEILGATPEQLCNAAEIGLEHNLGLTCDPVGGLVQVPCIERNAIAAVKAINAAQMALRGDGQHFISLDRVIRTMRDTGADMHDKYKETSRGGLAVSAVEC
- a CDS encoding choline ABC transporter substrate-binding protein, whose amino-acid sequence is MKGSPSLLLAAMLSLPVMAHAAEPEQCKTVNFSDVGWTDITVTTATTSEILKGLGYKPRTTMISVPVTYKSLADGKNMDIFLGNWMPTMENDIKQYRDAGTVETVRANLENAKYTLAVPEALYDKGLKDFADIAKFKDELGGKIYGIEPGNDGNRTIQTLIDKDAFGLKTAGFKVVESSEAGMLSQVERASKRNQAIVFLGWEPHPMNTRFKMKYLTGGDDSFGPNYGQATIYTNTRKGYTQECSNVGQLLKNLVFTLDMESTLMGNVLDDKMKADAAAKAWLQKNPQVLDTWLAGVTTVDGKPGLDAVKAYLAK